A window of Desertibacillus haloalkaliphilus contains these coding sequences:
- a CDS encoding YhzD family protein, which translates to MNQYTLTVYDPSGEKLLEETIEAENDDKAKELCEQRLADENYSNHTSRMTRSGKLVHFHR; encoded by the coding sequence ATGAATCAGTATACGTTAACGGTTTACGATCCATCAGGTGAAAAACTTTTAGAGGAAACAATCGAAGCAGAAAATGATGATAAAGCAAAAGAACTCTGTGAGCAACGTTTAGCAGACGAAAATTATAGCAATCATACAAGTCGCATGACACGATCGGGAAAATTAGTCCACTTCCACCGATAA